The sequence below is a genomic window from Streptomyces sp. B21-105.
AGCGCGAACACGGCCACGAACGGACCGAGGAAACCCCACCCGGTCCAGGAGCGGCGGTCCCGTTTCGCCGGAGGCGGTGCCGGCCGCGGCTCGGCGGCCACCGGCGGTTGCAGCGTCGTCATGTAGTTCCTCGCTCGTCCAGTCCTGGAACCGGCGGTGATGCGCGGAGATTTCCGGTCGCCTCACCGCCACCATGATGTTTGCGTAAACATCAGCCACGCAAGGGGGCTGTACAAGCTGTTATGTTTACGTAAACATCTGATGGCGGCATGTTTACACTGCCCCGATAACGATGGTCAAGGGCCCTCCGGGGAGACTGTGACAGCTGAGCCGACAGAGAGGTGGGCACACGGGGTGGACATGGCCGAAAGAACACCGGCGAGAGGGTCACGGCGGCCGCGGGCCACGGCCTCCATGGCGGACGTCGCGCGGCTCGCGGGGGTGTCCTCGCAGACGGTGTCCCGGGTCTCCAACGGGTATGCCGGGGTGAACGAGGGGACCCGGCGGCAGGTGCTCGAGGCCATGAAGGAACTCGGCTACCGGCCCAACAGCGCCGCCCGGGCCCTCAAGCGCGGGGAGTTCCGCACCATAGGCGTCATCACGTTCACGCTGTCCACCACCGGCAATGTGCGCACCCTGGAGGCGATCGCCACCTCGGCCGCCGAAGAGGGCTACGCGGTGACGCTGCTCCCGGTGGCCGTGCCCACCTCCGACGAGGTGCGCGGCGCCTTCTCCCGGCTGGAGGAACTGGCCGTCGACGCGGTGATCGTCATCATGGAGGTGCACCTGCTCGACGCGGCGACCGTCAAACTCCCGCCGCACGTCCAGGTCGTCGTGGTGGACTCCGACGCCGGCGACCACTACACCGTCGTCGACACCGACCAGGCCGGCGGCACCCGCACCGCCGTCCAGCACCTCCTCGACCTCGGCCACCGCACCGTCTGGCACCTCGGCGGGCCCGAGGGCTCGTTCGCCGCGCAACGCCGCGCGGACGCCTGGCGCGCCGCCCTCACCGAGGCGGGCCGCCCGGCCCCGCCCCTGGTCCGCGGCGACTGGTCGGCGGAGTCCGGCTACCGGGCCGGCCTCGAACTCGCGGCCCATGGGGAGTGCACGGCCGTCTTCGCGGCCAACGACCAGATGGCCCTGGGTCTGCTGCGCGCCCTGCACGAAAGCGGCCGCCGGGTGCCCGAGGACGTCAGCGTCATCGGTTTCGACGACATCCCCGAGGCGAGCTCCTTCCTGCCCCCGCTCACCACCCTGCACCAGGACTTCGCCGAGGTGGGCCGGCTGTGCGTCCGGGCCGTGCTGCGCAAGATGCGCCCGGACGGCGCCGAACACGGCACCACGCTCGTGCCGACGCGGCTCGTGCACCGGCAGAGCACGGCCCCGCCGCCCGGGTCGGACTGACACCGGGCGGCGCCGACCGCGCCGTCCCGGGGCAAGGGGGCTGTGCGGTCGTCCGCGCAGAGCACGGCGGCTCTACGACAACACGGCGCGCAAGACGACTGGGGGGCCGGCGTCCGGGAGCCTCCGGTCACCTCGGGTGCGCGCACGCGGTCCGCGTCCGGGAGTCTCTGGTCACCGGTCATCACCTCGGGTGCTCGCCCACGGCCCGGGCCGCGGTGCGCCAGGCCGTCGTGACGGCGAGCCGGGCGGCCGTCGTACCGCGCTCCGTCTCCGCGGGCAGCCGCAGCGGCGCGCCCAGGTGGACGTGGCAGTGCGGGCGCCGCACCGGCGCCGTCAACGTGCCCGCCAGCTGCTTCGCGGCCGAGCCGGAGGCGATGCGCCGGGCACCCGCGTGGCCCACCGGCACCACCAGGGCGCCGGTCGCCTGCGCCAGCCGGGCCAGCCCGGTGCGGAACGGTTCGGGCGCGGTCGCCGCGGCGTCCCTGCGGCGCGGCAGCCCGCCCTCGCCGTACAGCAGCACGTGTCGCCCGCCCGCCAGCGCCTCCGCGGCGGCGTCGAGAGCCAGCGCCGCGTGCGCCGTGCGGCGGTGTACCGGGATGTGCCCCGCCCGGGACAGCGCCCGGCCGAGCAGCGGTACGCGCCACAGCCCCGCGGTCGCCATGACCACCGGCTCCAGTTCGAACCGCCGCAGGGCGGCCATGACGACGGCGGGGTCGGCGAGGGAGTCGTGGTTGGCCACGAAGATGCTGCCCGCGGGCAGCCGCAGCTTGATCTCGCTGGTGACGGTGAGCCGCCCGAAGAGCGGCGTCAGGGCGATGACGGCACGGCTGAACACGAGGGTGCCTCTCCGTAGGGGCGGTCGGAGCCTCAGTGTCGTGGGTCCCGGCCGGCCGCGCCTGAGTACCGCTACTCAGATCCCTGCGCCGAACGCCTCCCGGAATCAGCCGAACGTCTCCCGGCAACAGCCGAACACCGCACGGAATCACCGGTGTTCAGCGCCCCGTCGGGGGCATCCGCACAGCAGCGGCTCGCCCGGGAGGCGGGCCCCACCCCGAAAGGACGGACCCCGTGCTCGCCATCGTCTCGGCAGTGCTGTTCTTCATCGCCTTCCTGATCAACGCGGCGGACATCTCCACCAACGACACCTTCACCTCCACCAACGTCATGCTCCTCGGCCTGACCGCGCTCGCCCTTCACGTCGCGGGCATCGGCAGCGGCTGGTCGGTGCGCGGCCGCCGACGCTGAGCGCGCCGCCCGGCGACCCGCGGGAAAAGCCGGCCCGTACTCGCGGACAGCCGCTCCCACGAGGGAAGATGGGGCCGCAGGTCAATGGTCAACCGATGTGGAGGAGCGGGCACATGCAGCACGAGCGAGCGGGCCAGGCGGCCGGCCCCGAGGATCTCGTCGACGTCGCCCGGCTGGTCACCGCGTACTACGCGCTGCACCCCGACCCGGCCGATCCGGCGCAGCGCGTAACGTTCGGCACCTCCGGGCACCGCGGGTCGTCGCTGAACACCGCGTTCAACGAGGACCACATCGCGGCCACCAGCCAGGCCATCTGCGAGTACCGGGCCGCGCAGGGCACCGACGGTCCCCTCTTCCTCGGCGCCGACAGCCACGCCCTGTCGGAGCCGGCCCGGGTCACCGCTCTCGAGGTGTTCGCGGCGAACGGCGTGACCGTGCTCATCGACAGCGCCGACGGCTACACGCCCACGCCCGCCGTCTCGCACGCCATCCTGACCCACAACCGGGGGCGCACCGCCGCTCTCGCCGACGGCGTCGTGGTCACCCCCTCGCACAACCCGCCCGCCGACGGCGGCTTCAAGTACAACCCGCCGAGCGGCGGGCCCGCGGGCTCCGACGCCACCTCCTGGATCCAGGACCGGGCCAACGAGATCATCGGCGCCGGCCTGAAGGACGTCCGGCGCGTCCCCTACACGCGGGCCCTCGCCGCACCCACGACGCAGCGGTACGACTTCCTCGGCGCGTACGTCGCCGATCTGCCCGGCGTCCTCGACCTGGACGCGATCCGCGCCGCCGGCGTGCGCATCGGCGCCGACCCGCTGGGCGGGGCCTCGGTCGCCTACTGGGGCAGGATCGCCGAGCAGCACCGCCTCGACCTCACCGTGGTCAATCCGCTCACCGACCCGACCTGGCGATTCATGACGCTGGACTGGGACGGCAAGATCCGCATGGACTGCTCGTCGCCGTACGCGATGGCCTCCCTCATCGGCCGCCGCGACCGCTTCGACATCGCCACAGGCAACGACGCGGACGCCGACCGGCACGGGATCGTCACCCCCGACGCGGGCCTGATGAACCCCAACCACTATCTGGCCGCGGCCATCGCCTACCTCTACGCGCACCGCGAGCAGTGGCCCGCGAGTGCGGGCATCGGCAAGACGCTGGTGTCGTCCTCCATGATCGACCGCGTCGCCGGCGACCTCGGACGCCGGCTGGTCGAGGTGCCCGTCGGCTTCAAGTGGTTCGTGGACGGCCTGGTGGACGGTTCACTCGGCTTCGGCGGAGAGGAGTCCGCGGGCGCGTCCTTCCTGCGCCGCGACGGCTCCGTCTGGACGACCGACAAGGACGGCCTCATCCTCGCCCTGCTGGCCTCCGAGATCACGGCGGTGACCGGCAAGACCCCTTCCGAGCACTACGCCGCGCTCACCGACCGCTTCGGCGCTCCCGCCTACGCCCGCATCGACGCCCCGGCCACCCGGGAGGAGAAGGCGCTGCTCGGCAGGCTGTCGCCCGCCCAGGTCGCCGCCGACTCTCTGGCCGGCGAGGCGGTCACCGGCGTGCTCACCGAGGCGCCCGGCAACGGCGCGTCCATCGGCGGCATCAAGGTGACCACCGAGAACGCCTGGTTCGCGGCCCGCCCGTCGGGGACCGAGGACGTCTACAAGATCTACGCCGAGTCCTTCCTCGGCCCCGACCACCTGCGCCGGGTCCAGGAGGAGGCCAAGGACGTGGTCGACGCGGCACTGGGCGGCTGAGCAGCGGCGGCGGGGCGCGGGGGGTCGGTGACCGGCGCGCTTGCCGGGGCTCCCGCGCCCGTGGCGACGCTCGCACCGTGCCCGCGCCTGCCTGCGCGCCTGCTTCCGTGCCGCGCCTGTGCCGCGCCCGCGCCTGTGCCGCGCCCGCGCCTGTGCCGCGCCCGCGCCTGTGCCGGCGCTCGCACCCGTGCCCGCGCCTGCCTGCGCGCCTCCTCCCGCGTCCGGGGCCGCGTCCGTCGGCGCTCCCGCTGTCGCGTGCGTCGGTTTTCCGCGGCGGCGGGCGGCTGCGCCGGGCTCGGCGGGCCCACTCCTGCGCGGTGTGCCTGTCGGGCCCCACCTCAGGGCCGGTATCATCCTCTAAAGGTAAAATCTGAGGTTTGCCCGACAGGGCCGTCCTCCCGACGAGCTGCCGTCCCGCCGGAGTGATCATGTCCCGCAAGCGCACCACGGACGACGGCGACGAGCTGCTGGCCAGGCTCGGTTCGCTGACCGCCCAGGCGCGTGAGCGCGCGGAGCAGCAACGCTCACGCGTCGAGCTGGCCCTCGCCCTCCAGCGCGGCATGCTGCCCCGGGACCTGCCCACCGGCCCCGGATTCCGGCTGGCCGTGCAGTACGCGCCCGCCTGCCACGGCCTCAACGTGGGCGGCGACTGGTACGACGCGTTCACCATGCCCGACGGGCGCGTCGGCCTGTCCATCGGCGACGTCCAGGGCCACAACATAGAGGCGACCGCCTTCATGGGTCAGGTCCGGGCCGGACTGCGGGCCCTCGCCTCCGTGACCGGCGAGCCGGGCGAGCTGCTCGCCCGGACCAACGACCTGCTGCTCTCCCTCGGCAGCGACCTCTTCGCCACCTGCACGTTCATGCGGCTCGATCCCGCCACCGGAGTGCTCGAGAGCGCCCGGGCCGGGCACATCCCGTGCGTGTGGGCCACCGCGGACGGCAAGTCCGGCGT
It includes:
- a CDS encoding LacI family DNA-binding transcriptional regulator, whose amino-acid sequence is MADVARLAGVSSQTVSRVSNGYAGVNEGTRRQVLEAMKELGYRPNSAARALKRGEFRTIGVITFTLSTTGNVRTLEAIATSAAEEGYAVTLLPVAVPTSDEVRGAFSRLEELAVDAVIVIMEVHLLDAATVKLPPHVQVVVVDSDAGDHYTVVDTDQAGGTRTAVQHLLDLGHRTVWHLGGPEGSFAAQRRADAWRAALTEAGRPAPPLVRGDWSAESGYRAGLELAAHGECTAVFAANDQMALGLLRALHESGRRVPEDVSVIGFDDIPEASSFLPPLTTLHQDFAEVGRLCVRAVLRKMRPDGAEHGTTLVPTRLVHRQSTAPPPGSD
- a CDS encoding lysophospholipid acyltransferase family protein, which translates into the protein MFSRAVIALTPLFGRLTVTSEIKLRLPAGSIFVANHDSLADPAVVMAALRRFELEPVVMATAGLWRVPLLGRALSRAGHIPVHRRTAHAALALDAAAEALAGGRHVLLYGEGGLPRRRDAAATAPEPFRTGLARLAQATGALVVPVGHAGARRIASGSAAKQLAGTLTAPVRRPHCHVHLGAPLRLPAETERGTTAARLAVTTAWRTAARAVGEHPR
- the pgm gene encoding phosphoglucomutase (alpha-D-glucose-1,6-bisphosphate-dependent): MQHERAGQAAGPEDLVDVARLVTAYYALHPDPADPAQRVTFGTSGHRGSSLNTAFNEDHIAATSQAICEYRAAQGTDGPLFLGADSHALSEPARVTALEVFAANGVTVLIDSADGYTPTPAVSHAILTHNRGRTAALADGVVVTPSHNPPADGGFKYNPPSGGPAGSDATSWIQDRANEIIGAGLKDVRRVPYTRALAAPTTQRYDFLGAYVADLPGVLDLDAIRAAGVRIGADPLGGASVAYWGRIAEQHRLDLTVVNPLTDPTWRFMTLDWDGKIRMDCSSPYAMASLIGRRDRFDIATGNDADADRHGIVTPDAGLMNPNHYLAAAIAYLYAHREQWPASAGIGKTLVSSSMIDRVAGDLGRRLVEVPVGFKWFVDGLVDGSLGFGGEESAGASFLRRDGSVWTTDKDGLILALLASEITAVTGKTPSEHYAALTDRFGAPAYARIDAPATREEKALLGRLSPAQVAADSLAGEAVTGVLTEAPGNGASIGGIKVTTENAWFAARPSGTEDVYKIYAESFLGPDHLRRVQEEAKDVVDAALGG
- a CDS encoding PP2C family protein-serine/threonine phosphatase, with product MSRKRTTDDGDELLARLGSLTAQARERAEQQRSRVELALALQRGMLPRDLPTGPGFRLAVQYAPACHGLNVGGDWYDAFTMPDGRVGLSIGDVQGHNIEATAFMGQVRAGLRALASVTGEPGELLARTNDLLLSLGSDLFATCTFMRLDPATGVLESARAGHIPCVWATADGKSGVAEDEGGPPLGVQEGSDYPVTRYRLTKGGVFVLLTDGVVEGPTLSVEEGLDQVVRLAGIAAVAQMEADALAAAVIKRAERVGHEDDAAVLVVGHDGLGAPEVPRVQP